One genomic segment of Paenibacillus xylanexedens includes these proteins:
- the asd gene encoding archaetidylserine decarboxylase (Phosphatidylserine decarboxylase is synthesized as a single chain precursor. Generation of the pyruvoyl active site from a Ser is coupled to cleavage of a Gly-Ser bond between the larger (beta) and smaller (alpha chains). It is an integral membrane protein.), with product MAKTLLRLMTELSSRKWISRTVGAFSKSRGSKAFIPYFVRTYDIPVQEAEKDWKEYRSLNDFFTRKLKPGMRPLELSEHALISPVDAKITAAGPISAGTLLNVKGQNYTLAELLNHSPHLEKYKHGYGFVLYLSPRDYHRIHAPVSGRKIESEHIKGKVYPVNDFGLTHMRSVLSRNERLITYIAHDYGEVAVVKVGAMNVSSIQYADTDTSTWAQGDDLAYFEFGSTVVLLTQSGTFEPNPGLQPGDSVKMGALLGRLKPKN from the coding sequence ATGGCAAAAACGCTGTTGCGATTAATGACCGAGCTTTCTTCGCGCAAATGGATCTCCCGGACCGTGGGAGCCTTCTCCAAAAGCCGGGGAAGTAAGGCATTTATCCCTTATTTTGTCCGGACCTACGACATCCCTGTTCAGGAGGCCGAGAAAGACTGGAAGGAATACCGTTCACTGAACGATTTCTTTACCCGCAAATTAAAGCCGGGCATGCGCCCGTTGGAACTTTCAGAGCATGCACTGATCAGCCCGGTAGATGCCAAGATTACGGCAGCCGGTCCAATATCTGCAGGGACACTCCTGAATGTTAAGGGACAAAATTATACACTTGCTGAATTATTAAACCATTCTCCCCATCTGGAGAAGTACAAGCACGGGTACGGGTTCGTCCTCTATCTCAGCCCTCGCGACTATCACCGCATTCATGCACCTGTCAGCGGCCGCAAAATAGAGAGCGAGCACATCAAAGGCAAAGTTTATCCCGTGAATGATTTTGGCCTGACCCATATGAGATCCGTGCTTAGTCGAAACGAACGACTCATTACGTATATCGCACATGATTACGGTGAAGTGGCGGTTGTCAAAGTAGGTGCGATGAACGTGAGTAGCATACAATATGCTGATACGGACACAAGTACCTGGGCACAAGGCGATGATCTGGCCTATTTTGAATTCGGTTCCACCGTTGTTCTGCTGACGCAGAGTGGCACATTCGAACCAAACCCGGGCTTACAGCCAGGCGATTCGGTCAAAATGGGCGCATTGCTTGGTCGTTTGAAACCGAAGAACTAA
- a CDS encoding AraC family transcriptional regulator produces MLQASPSSFVILPAVAKIVCEPGWKWQKREKPMQNYDLFYVWSGEGTLVLNDQSYEVGKGSCFLFRPGDHPTATHNKQKPLVLTYIHFDVDVPVADVPQSYREVQETVEFEHLLARYVRLFLSDVYGRDEESRLILKQLMIHLLRADTEEPVEKKVSNQLSDVIQEVANYVRQHPGITHRVEDLAARAGLSPRYFSIKFKELVGSSVQSYIIRMRIERAEHLLVHTGMNVTEVADALGYRDIFFFSRQFKQYTGKSPSEIR; encoded by the coding sequence ATGCTGCAGGCATCGCCGTCATCATTTGTTATTTTGCCCGCTGTCGCCAAAATTGTCTGTGAACCGGGCTGGAAGTGGCAGAAACGGGAAAAACCGATGCAAAACTATGATTTATTTTATGTATGGAGTGGTGAAGGAACGCTTGTACTGAATGACCAGTCGTATGAAGTTGGCAAGGGTAGTTGTTTTTTGTTCAGGCCAGGAGATCATCCTACTGCAACACATAATAAGCAAAAACCGTTGGTACTTACGTATATTCACTTTGATGTGGACGTGCCTGTTGCTGACGTTCCCCAGTCCTATCGCGAGGTACAGGAAACGGTGGAGTTTGAGCACTTGCTGGCACGTTATGTAAGACTGTTCTTATCGGATGTGTACGGACGTGATGAAGAGAGTCGATTGATTCTGAAACAGCTGATGATTCATTTGCTGCGCGCCGATACGGAAGAACCTGTGGAGAAAAAGGTGAGCAATCAGTTGTCCGATGTCATCCAGGAGGTCGCCAATTATGTGCGTCAGCATCCGGGGATTACGCATCGGGTGGAAGACCTGGCTGCGCGGGCTGGCTTATCGCCCCGATACTTCTCGATCAAGTTCAAGGAACTGGTGGGATCATCGGTGCAATCTTATATTATCCGCATGCGTATTGAACGGGCGGAACATCTGCTGGTGCATACCGGCATGAATGTGACCGAAGTGGCGGATGCTCTGGGTTACCGGGATATTTTCTTCTTCAGTCGTCAGTTCAAGCAATATACCGGCAAAAGCCCGTCCGAGATTCGTTGA